GAATGGTTTTCCAGGAAGTTTTAGGAAACGTCtcacatggtacaaggaacgaGAGATCATATTTTGGTGATGACAAGGTCATGtcgaggtcaaaggtcaaagtcacgggtgaccctgtgctctaactctgcaaccgtgtaacgtaggaatgtcaaactgcacagctggacacctcatgagtcAAGGATGATGCCTAGTGATTTCagggtcacggggtcaaaggtcagggtcgCAGGTGACTCCTTTGTTCCCTCCGCCAAGGAGGCTGCATTTTCTGtcatgtatgtttgtttgtttgtctgcagaatcacataaaaactaacGATGAACAGATTTGTaagaaatgttcaggaaatggtGAGGTTGTCACATACTAAAGATTAAATCGATCAAGATCACGATCCggattgcactatttttttttttattgacgcTATGGCCTCGGCAacggtttgcgctctctgagtgtttctagttttttttttttttgtttgtttgtttttttttctgggttagTTAAATGAAAAAGATTTAGTAAATTATGTTCTGTAAGTTAAATATGACTTTATTCCTACCCCcagcaaaaagacaaagtgtGAAATGACTTGTATGTTTAGTAGATAATCAAACCTTTTATGTTGTTAACACAATATTAAATATCATGTAAAGATTACCCAGTTAGAacagtaaatgtgtttgtgctcacATAAAATCTGCTTCACTGAGGtgaaacaatagaaaaaaaactgtttctgtctcCCTTCCAGATCGAAGAATGTGATGATCGTCGGAGGCAGCAGCTCTCCGATGTTCAAGGTGCTCCAAACTTCAGTAGGATGTACCTGATGAACGTACCTCCTGTCGCAGCGACGCAGACCGAGTGGAGAAGATGTGGTCCGCCTGGAAGCTACAGCCTTCCAGCCTGCTTCAATGACTCGGACTCGGAGCTGTCCACCAGAGAAACGCCAATCTCTGACAAGGTCCAGATGATCATAGAGAGCCTGAGGAGCAGCCAGTCCTCACTCGAGATGGGCGACGAGATCCAGGGACAGGAATGCCATACCCGTGTCTTCAAGGATCCCGTGGGCTCTTCTAAAAACCCCGCTGAAAACCCGCAGCCCCGTTTTTCTTCCACAAACCACCACGAGAACAGTGGCTCGGACAGTGATGACTCCGTGGACAGAGGAATCGAAGAGGCAATACTCGAgtacctgaaagaaaaagatggtCACAAACACAAGGCCGAACACGAGTCATCGTTTCTCCAAACTTCCAAAATCCCAAGCAAGGCCTCCCcgtttccagatgtttccaaACACAGCTCTGACAGCAGCACTTCCCTGACTTCCATGAGCCACTTCCCAACGAGAGTCCAAGCTGAGGCCCCGACAGCAGCAGCCACTGGACCTTTAAAAAAGTACATCAAAAACAAAGCTTCCAGGGATGAGAACTTTGATCTGAATCCAAGTTTGGTCAGTTCCAAGAGCTGCCCTGAGCCAGCCGGCCTCTTCAACAAGACAACACCGTTCTCGCTGAAGAAGGAGGAAGACTCCGATGATTCCAGCAGCGACGACGGCATCGAGGAGGCCATCCAGAGGTACCAGCTGGAGAAACAGGAGCAGCTAAACAGGCAGGAAACCTTCGGTCTGCACCCGTTTCGCCGCGAGTCCGACTCAACAAGCGACGATGGGATCGAAGAAGCGATTCGCTCCTACCAGCTGGAGCAGCTTCGAGAGAAGAGCGGCCAAAAATCGCTTCTGCACAATCAGAAACCCTCCGACGCGTCTTTAATACACGCTACGAGCTCAGACAACAGGAAGAGacacaaactgaagagaaaaaaggtCCGAACGGAGAACCAAACTTTTCCTTCATCTGATAGAAAACCCAGATCTTCACTTCCAGACTTCCCAAAACACAAAGGTCAGCCGGTCTCTGCTCCTCCCAAAGTTAATACGACTGCTGAACTAATGTGTGCTGAAGCCATTCTGGACATTTCTAAAACCGTTCTGCCCGGGCCCTTCCATCAGGGGGTCGGGCTGAGCACCCAAGGCCCGACTGACGCTCCCCTTCTGCCTTCTCTGCCCGACACCCTGCCACATGAAGACAGCAGCTCCGTTGATAGTGAGGACGGAATCGAGCAGGAAATCAGGAGGTTTCTGGAGCAGAAGGCCCAAATGCACAACCAGCCGGTCAACATTCAGGAGCCAAAAGAGGTTTCTGTTCCAAAGAAACCACAAAGACTATCTTTAACacagagaagaagacagaagGAGAAGAACCTTCATGTCCTCAACATGTCGGGAgcaggagacagacagacagaacataATTCGGAGCTCACAGAGGAGTCTACCCCCTCGGCTTTTCCCCAGAGAAGTCCAACCCAACCTGCCACAGCAGCGCACCAGCCGGAGCAAAGTGGAGACAAAAGCAGCTCCCTGGACAGCGATGAAGACCTCGACACTGCCATCAAAGATCtgctgaagacaaaaaagaagtcCAAGAAAAAGATCCGAGACGTGAAGAAGAAACCCAGGAAGTGCGTCAGAGTCGAGGAGCCAATGTCAGGAAACACCGTTCCCACCAAGAAGTTCAAACTCGATTATGTGTCCAAATGCGGTGCCCTGAAGAGCAACCACAAGGATAAAGACAAGGACGGGCTGGTGGAGGAAGGTGGAGACAGCCAATCACAGCTCCCCGCTCATGGTGGAGACAGCCAACGCCTGCTCTCCGCTCAGATAAACAACGACAGCAGCTCCGTGGACAGCGATGACAGCATCGAGCAGGAGATCCGAAGGTTTCTGGCTGAGAAGGCCAAAGTTTCCTCCGCAGACAGTCTGAAGGATGGACACATGTGCAGGAATGGGACAGTCCTGGTTCAACATGGACACATGAAACCTGAAGATGGACACTTGAAACCCGAAGGTGGACTCATCAAACCGGAAGACATTAAGACAGAAGCTCAGCAGGCTGAGATTCTTCCAGAACCAAGAGGTCTTCTGTTTGCTTCTCCGAGTGGTCCAGCTGAAGATCAAACCCCACGCAAGCTCCTGTCAGGCGTCTCTCCTGCCAGCCCGCAGTCTTGCGTGTCCTCGGTCCTGTCCTGCAGTCCCAGTCTTTTGGAACCAGCAGACGGGGCGGGGGCAGCTAGAAACCAGCAAAGGAGGCCGAACACTGGTGGAGACCACGTTGTCCCCCCTCAGCCTGCGAGAGGTGGACCATCTTTGAGTTCTCTTTCTGCCCAGTCCCAGGCAGAGTCCATCAAGTGGCGCCAGAGTCTGGGTCTTCCCCCCTTTTCTGACAAAAGGGCCCCCACCCGGACTAAGTTTCATATCACCACTTCAGAAAACCGAGAGACCGCCTCAGAGACAAATTCATATCAGAACAGGGACCTCAGAGTACAGACTCCGGCCTCTGCTTGGTTCTCGTCGAGGACCAGCACGGCTCCGTTCTCCTGCTCCTCAGAGACGGCCGTAAAGGCCACGGTCAGACCCCCAGTTCTAAAGTTCTGCTCTGCTGCCAGGCAGAACTCGCACGTGACATTTCCGCTGAGCCTTAGACCTGGACACAGCTCCCAGTTCTCTTTAGGAGAGGACAGAGCCAGCATGGTCCACGTGCCCAAAGACAAGAGCGTGTTTGTAGAACTGGAGACCAACAGGACCAACCATGTCCAGGTCCAGAGCAGGACTAACCAGgcccaggtccaggtccagagCAGGGACAGGAGTGAGGGGAAGGAGAGGTGCAGGAGCGATGAAGAGGTGCCAGAGGACAGAAAGAATGAAGAGTTTGTAGACGAGTCAGATTGTGAGTCAGACAgcaaaacagaaccagaacagaagcAGGGCTTTTCCAGTCTGTAAGTATCTGATTCGTTGCTTAGTTCTGTTCGcgctttgatttttttctgctgattgAACAAACTGTTTCAGTCATTTCCAGATCCTGAGGGAAAATGTCTTATAAAGcaggattgttttgttttttgttgtttttttttttttatcatgtttggTATCAAACTCAGCAGCTGCATCACGACTTCTCTTTCCTTTCTGCTCTgaactttaaacacagaaaataccAACTAACACCACGAAGAGAAAGGAGTTCCAACATGAagtttgttggggttttttttatcttaaaactaacttcagaACGAGCTGGAAATCTGGATTATTTGTGAATTAAACGGGTTCACCTGGGAGAACAATTAGAGCGCTTTCAACAGATTCGAGCTGAAGGTAAACGGTGTTTCAAATGGTCAGTTTCAATGgggaaattaaaattaaaacttttgtttcttgagcacttttaatgaaaaagaaaccaaaatcatcagtttgtttttaagtaataaataaatacaacttccTCTGTCCcgtttaaacatttctttggccttttttaaaaaaagaacccacTTCTTTTGCACTTAAGTTAAACCAGCTAATGATCTGATAATCCATTTAGTAATAAATACTAGCTGTGGATCTACAGCTCGGCGTTCTGACCTCATGGACTGAAATCGGACTCCcgtcacaataaaacaataacaaatagCTGAACGGTGAAGTCTTCCAGTTTAATTTGAAACTTCTGCAGCGTttctgtgtgcttgtgtttcaATTTCCGACTTCCTCTGGCTCTTCGGTTTCTAACGCTGCACTCGAGTCCCCGTGCGGTTCACGTCATCGCGAATAATCTCATCGACGTGTCTCCTGTTAGGTTTTTACCGTTTCCTTCAGTCTTATCTGtgcacacaggaaaaaaccagCCAATAAGGACGTGTAAGACACATCAAACAGGCCAATCGGATATTTATTCACAAAGTTCATTTCATGGCTGGAAGTCATAGATTAGTTTTGTTGATGAGCGCCACTAACGATGACTCAAAGTGAAaatgaaggctttttttttgttgttgttgttgttccagaTTTATCTGAATCTTTCTATTTACCTTCTTTGTCTTAAACATTAatgtgttcatttctttgtctcTGTGACTAAAggctatttatttttgtttaataaaaaaaaaaatcatcactgAACATGCTGTGCATTGAGatgttctttttgtaaatagttttttatatattccccccccccccccccccccNNNNNNNNNNNNNNNNNNNNNNNNNNNNNNNNNNNNNNNNNNNNNNNNNNNNNNNNNNNNNNNNNNNNNNNNCCCCCCCGccttttattcattaaaataaaaataaaaaaacgacaACTTTGCTGTATCTTTTCAGTGTGAAATAAAGCGTGGAGTCTGAGCAACAGTGGGTCTTCTCGTTTATGGCACGTTGATTATAACCGtacagttgtaaatgtacagaTTTGGAGCTGGGGTTGGTCTGACGGGTGTTGTGCTCTGCCTCATTCAGGTCTCTGTGCAGAGCCATCGATCCTGGGATCACCTTCCACCCGTGCATAGCTCTCACCTCAGAGGAGAGACGCACCACGTTCAGCACCGGCAACCTGCTGGGAAAATGGAAGAAGGTACAATTATCCAATCATCATCTAGGGTTGGTGTTTACGGTCCAAATCCATGCCGTGAAATGCGAGCTATAAGTCTGACATGATGTGGAAGTGGGACGCGATATGTTAAAGTGTGCTGTGTAACCACGTTTCCAGGGGAACGGCGGCTGGACTTTGCCACACGTCAAAAGAAAGCTTCAGTTTCTTTCGGTCAACAGGTATGGAAAGTGCACGAGTTCACCCAGAGAAAGAAAGTTAAACAAAAGctctttaactgtttttgtcctttacAGGAGGGAGGCACACCTGTAGACCAGCGTGACGTCGTCGTGTTTCCTGGCATGTTGGATAATTCAGTGCTGCTTAGGAACTATTTCACTCTTTTGACTTTACGGTTAAATAAGGTTTGTTGCGAGTTTCGGCATCTCAATCTGATGGATACGTTTATCTTTCTGATTTTGGTTCTTCAGCTAcgcagtttttttgttggttttgaaaAACAGATAAGATATAATCTTGAGTTCAAGTTTAAAATATCCAGTGAAAGGAGAGTTTagagtgttttatatttttgttttttagtttttgttgctgctaaTGCTTGGCAAGTTATGggcttttgtttatctttttcaaTATTACCAGAGTCccattatttatatattttactttttatttctggaCACAAGTTGCaagcaggattttatttttagaacaaaatgttttattttaactttttttttttcctgtttactttaatcattggaataaaaaaatgtcacgaTGACATTCCGTTGTTCAATAAAGtagttcaaattaaaaaaaaaacgtggcaTTATGAGTCTTGTAGTTTTCAGCTGGAACTGTCACGACACGACGTTTTACGGCTTCCGTACTTTACGGCATACAAAAAACTACAAGCGCGCATGCGCAGTGTGCTGACcttctgcagcaggaagcaTGGCGGCTCGGGCACTTACCAAAGGTAAGACAAAACGCTCAAAAGTTAAAATTGAATATTTATGCTTCCGTCAGtctaatttattattttaaatgtttttttttcctttttagtctGTTTGTTACTAATAAAGCACCATATTGAGTTTACCTACAGCTAAAGCTAAATGTCAGCGGTAATCAGAGTTGTGACGTTCGTATCTTCAGGTCTGTGTCGGTTCCGACCCGCACTGAGCGGACAGCACTTTGTCACTGCTTCGTCCGTTTCACTCCCTCAGACCCAACAGGACGATGTTAGCGGTCAGTTTTAAGCCTTTAACAGCCTGCTGCGTGTGTTATTATTTACATCATGACCTCTCGGTGATTCTCCTCCATCCAGATCAAATTTTGAAGCTGCCGCTGGAGAAACCGGATTTTTTCCGGGTGTCGGAGCTCTTCTCCCTGAAGGATCTGTTCGATGCCAGAGTCCACCTGGGTCACAAGAACACCTGCAGACACAGGTTGGTTTCAGGATGCTTAAATCAATGCCCCCNNNNNNNNNNNNNNNNNNNNNNNNNNNNNNNNNNNNNNNNNNNNNNNNNNNNNNNNNNNNNNNNNNNNNNNNNNNNNNNNNNNNNNNNNNNNNNNNNNNNNNNNNNNNNNNNNNNNNNNNNNNNNNNNNNNNNNNNNNNNNNNNNNNNNNNNNNNNNNNNNNNNNNNNNNNNNNNNNNNNNNNNNNNNNNNNNNNNNNNNNNNNNNNNNNNNNNNNNNNNNNNNNNNNNNNNNNNNNNNNNNNNNNNNNNNNNNNNNNNNNNNNNNNNNNNNNNNNNNNNNNNNNNNNNNNNNNNNNNNNNNNNNNNNNNNNNNNNNNNNNNNNNNNNNNNNNNNNNNNNNNNNNNNNNNNNNNNNNNNNNNNNNNNNNNNNNNNNNNNNNNNNNNNNNNNNNNNNNNNNNNNNNNNNNNNNNNNNNNNNNNNNNNNNNNNNNNNNNNNNNNNNNNNNNNNNNNNNNNNNNNNNNNNNNNNNNNNNNNNNNNNNNNNNNNNNNNNNNNNNNNNNNNNNNNNNNNNNNNNNNNNNNNNNNNNNNNNNNNNNNNNNNNNNNNNNNNNNNNNNNNNNNNNNNNNNNNNNNNNNNNNNNNNNNNNNNNNNNNNNNNNNNNNNNNNNNNNNNNNNNNNNNNNNNNNNNNNNNNNNNNNNNNNNNNNNNNNNNNatgtggctctgaaggttcaggtcagagtccatcactaatcccaggtttcgggcctgatcgctggtttttagttgtaataactggagctgtgcattgattgtagttcgctcctctttaggtccaaagataataacttcagttttgtttctgttcagctggagaaagttctCCAGCTGAACAACCATTCAaccaaacaaccattcacactttcactcacaGGCCCGgacccaatactcgcacttccacccttgttccaccctcgtgtcctttaAATGCGCGCTCATGCTGAGGGGTTTgggtgcgtagtgtgtcccgattctccggagtgctcttttGCCCCGCCCCCTTTGCGTCCTACATCCGCCCTTaggctaagcccgcatccaggcggacttcagcaaagtatttacccacaatttaTCACTGCATGTgatgttttgatatatatatttttttattaccttcattgataatgaaagtgttttgaattaaacggcagaaatatggcagtggtgacagagcgagcagcgtctgtcacgaaaaaaagccgttttcaaatgtaaagtattgaagtaattattgtttcactctgctgtacagatGTGAATATCATCAAACTTGGCTccatattcaacaagtcagaacaaaacacatttgagcagccaaatatctcctgcaatgactttggaaagcaaaaatacctaaactgtacttttaaaatcatactggcatctttttaaaaaaccaaaacaaggaCCGgtcccgccatgttggatgtcatgtgcccctttcacacgtaccctaacggtcccggctccactcggctcgctttgcaagcgttcacatctgcatttttttcgcactcggtccctgcttctttggtccctgcttcggagtcgagCCAGCCGGGTCGGTCCTGCTttgtgggcggcgcaagcttagctcctgttcactcattggtcgtgggtgtgaccagatgcaagcataaagagcgaacagtaggaatataaacaacagcgttagcttaccctgctacatttctgccgtctgtctcccagctgaaggtgatgtaaagcctgaaatctccggcggataacagctgtcctactccgcgcaacaatcgcagcatccagagcatttcttccactgcgcctctcttcctgaagcctcaggagaatccccataagtttaaaaaacagcaacaacacagggccagcgttgtccatagcgctttagttgtttacacaacttgcagCAAGTTTCAGTAGCGCACCCCCCCAcaccgcggccccgccccccgcaacacgaggaggcgttcctct
Above is a genomic segment from Kryptolebias marmoratus isolate JLee-2015 linkage group LG14, ASM164957v2, whole genome shotgun sequence containing:
- the ppp1r26 gene encoding protein phosphatase 1 regulatory subunit 26 isoform X1, giving the protein MYLMNVPPVAATQTEWRRCGPPGSYSLPACFNDSDSELSTRETPISDKVQMIIESLRSSQSSLEMGDEIQGQECHTRVFKDPVGSSKNPAENPQPRFSSTNHHENSGSDSDDSVDRGIEEAILEYLKEKDGHKHKAEHESSFLQTSKIPSKASPFPDVSKHSSDSSTSLTSMSHFPTRVQAEAPTAAATGPLKKYIKNKASRDENFDLNPSLVSSKSCPEPAGLFNKTTPFSLKKEEDSDDSSSDDGIEEAIQRYQLEKQEQLNRQETFGLHPFRRESDSTSDDGIEEAIRSYQLEQLREKSGQKSLLHNQKPSDASLIHATSSDNRKRHKLKRKKVRTENQTFPSSDRKPRSSLPDFPKHKGQPVSAPPKVNTTAELMCAEAILDISKTVLPGPFHQGVGLSTQGPTDAPLLPSLPDTLPHEDSSSVDSEDGIEQEIRRFLEQKAQMHNQPVNIQEPKEVSVPKKPQRLSLTQRRRQKEKNLHVLNMSGAGDRQTEHNSELTEESTPSAFPQRSPTQPATAAHQPEQSGDKSSSLDSDEDLDTAIKDLLKTKKKSKKKIRDVKKKPRKCVRVEEPMSGNTVPTKKFKLDYVSKCGALKSNHKDKDKDGLVEEGGDSQSQLPAHGGDSQRLLSAQINNDSSSVDSDDSIEQEIRRFLAEKAKVSSADSLKDGHMCRNGTVLVQHGHMKPEDGHLKPEGGLIKPEDIKTEAQQAEILPEPRGLLFASPSGPAEDQTPRKLLSGVSPASPQSCVSSVLSCSPSLLEPADGAGAARNQQRRPNTGGDHVVPPQPARGGPSLSSLSAQSQAESIKWRQSLGLPPFSDKRAPTRTKFHITTSENRETASETNSYQNRDLRVQTPASAWFSSRTSTAPFSCSSETAVKATVRPPVLKFCSAARQNSHVTFPLSLRPGHSSQFSLGEDRASMVHVPKDKSVFVELETNRTNHVQVQSRTNQAQVQVQSRDRSEGKERCRSDEEVPEDRKNEEFVDESDCESDSKTEPEQKQGFSSLSLCRAIDPGITFHPCIALTSEERRTTFSTGNLLGKWKKGNGGWTLPHVKRKLQFLSVNRREAHL
- the ppp1r26 gene encoding protein phosphatase 1 regulatory subunit 26 isoform X2, yielding MYLMNVPPVAATQTEWRRCGPPGSYSLPACFNDSDSELSTRETPISDKVQMIIESLRSSQSSLEMGDEIQGQECHTRVFKDPVGSSKNPAENPQPRFSSTNHHENSGSDSDDSVDRGIEEAILEYLKEKDGHKHKAEHESSFLQTSKIPSKASPFPDVSKHSSDSSTSLTSMSHFPTRVQAEAPTAAATGPLKKYIKNKASRDENFDLNPSLVSSKSCPEPAGLFNKTTPFSLKKEEDSDDSSSDDGIEEAIQRYQLEKQEQLNRQETFGLHPFRRESDSTSDDGIEEAIRSYQLEQLREKSGQKSLLHNQKPSDASLIHATSSDNRKRHKLKRKKVRTENQTFPSSDRKPRSSLPDFPKHKGQPVSAPPKVNTTAELMCAEAILDISKTVLPGPFHQGVGLSTQGPTDAPLLPSLPDTLPHEDSSSVDSEDGIEQEIRRFLEQKAQMHNQPVNIQEPKEVSVPKKPQRLSLTQRRRQKEKNLHVLNMSGAGDRQTEHNSELTEESTPSAFPQRSPTQPATAAHQPEQSGDKSSSLDSDEDLDTAIKDLLKTKKKSKKKIRDVKKKPRKCVRVEEPMSGNTVPTKKFKLDYVSKCGALKSNHKDKDKDGLVEEGGDSQSQLPAHGGDSQRLLSAQINNDSSSVDSDDSIEQEIRRFLAEKAKVSSADSLKDGHMCRNGTVLVQHGHMKPEDGHLKPEGGLIKPEDIKTEAQQAEILPEPRGLLFASPSGPAEDQTPRKLLSGVSPASPQSCVSSVLSCSPSLLEPADGAGAARNQQRRPNTGGDHVVPPQPARGGPSLSSLSAQSQAESIKWRQSLGLPPFSDKRAPTRTKFHITTSENRETASETNSYQNRDLRVQTPASAWFSSRTSTAPFSCSSETAVKATVRPPVLKFCSAARQNSHVTFPLSLRPGHSSQFSLGEDRASMVHVPKDKSVFVELETNRTNHVQVQSRTNQAQVQVQSRDRSEGKERCRSDEEVPEDRKNEEFVDESDCESDSKTEPEQKQGFSSLVK